One part of the Niveispirillum cyanobacteriorum genome encodes these proteins:
- a CDS encoding sulfite reductase subunit alpha gives MDRYLLAGLVLAAYGLFCAVIFRRHAARNRPVAAGEGILVVYATQTGFAEELARRTVAGLLDAGQKAWVEAIDRLDAARLSGLDRALFIVSTTGEGDAPDHAAGFVRKVMGAGAALSGLRYGLLALGDRDYTGFCAFGHALDGWLRRQGAQPLFDLVEVDDGDAGALRHWQHHLGQIAGHVHLADWTPPDYQEWVLSERRHLNQGSPGGPVFHLRLTPPAGVPAQWQAGDIAEIGPCNPPDAVAAALIAAGGERAETREGVTRPLSRWLSETILPDGREPLPHREYSIASLPGDGTLDLVVRRVAGPDGRLGLGSGWLTRHAAVGGPVRLRLRRNAVFHPPPDDRPLILIGNGTGIAGLRAHLKARAAAGWGRNWLLFGERTAAHDSLFADELSDWQAAGVLERLDLAFSRDGDRPVYVQHLLAAAGDQVVQWVADGAAIYVCGSLEGMAGGVHAVLTELLGPETLEELAAARRYCRDVY, from the coding sequence ATGGACCGCTATCTTCTGGCGGGGCTGGTGCTGGCCGCCTATGGCTTGTTCTGTGCCGTCATTTTCCGCCGGCATGCCGCCCGCAACCGCCCGGTGGCGGCGGGGGAGGGCATTCTGGTCGTCTATGCCACGCAGACGGGCTTTGCCGAGGAGTTGGCCCGGCGGACGGTGGCGGGGCTGCTGGATGCCGGGCAGAAGGCCTGGGTGGAAGCCATCGACCGGCTGGATGCCGCCCGGCTGTCGGGTCTGGACCGCGCGTTGTTTATTGTCTCTACGACGGGCGAGGGCGACGCCCCCGACCATGCGGCGGGTTTCGTGCGCAAGGTGATGGGGGCGGGCGCGGCGCTGTCGGGCCTGCGCTATGGGCTGCTGGCGCTGGGCGACCGGGATTATACGGGGTTCTGCGCCTTTGGGCACGCGCTTGACGGCTGGCTGCGGCGGCAGGGGGCGCAGCCCTTGTTCGATCTGGTGGAGGTGGATGATGGCGATGCCGGCGCGCTGCGCCATTGGCAGCATCATCTGGGCCAGATCGCCGGCCATGTGCATCTGGCCGACTGGACCCCACCGGATTATCAGGAATGGGTGTTGAGTGAGCGTCGGCACCTGAACCAAGGCAGTCCGGGCGGGCCGGTTTTCCACCTGCGCCTGACGCCGCCGGCGGGTGTGCCGGCGCAATGGCAGGCGGGTGACATTGCCGAAATCGGCCCGTGCAACCCGCCCGACGCGGTGGCCGCCGCCCTGATCGCCGCCGGGGGAGAGCGGGCGGAAACGCGCGAGGGCGTGACGCGGCCCTTGTCACGCTGGCTGTCGGAAACCATCCTGCCGGACGGGCGGGAGCCATTGCCGCATCGCGAATATTCCATTGCCAGCCTGCCCGGCGACGGCACGCTGGACCTTGTGGTGCGGCGCGTGGCGGGGCCGGATGGGCGGCTGGGCCTGGGGTCGGGCTGGTTGACGCGGCATGCGGCCGTGGGGGGACCTGTGCGCTTGCGCCTGCGCCGCAATGCCGTGTTCCACCCGCCGCCCGATGATCGTCCGCTGATCCTGATCGGCAATGGCACCGGCATCGCGGGCCTGCGTGCGCATCTGAAGGCGCGGGCGGCGGCAGGGTGGGGGCGCAACTGGCTGCTGTTCGGGGAACGCACGGCGGCGCATGACAGCCTGTTCGCGGACGAGCTTTCGGACTGGCAGGCGGCGGGCGTGCTGGAACGGTTGGACCTCGCCTTTTCCCGCGATGGCGACCGGCCCGTCTATGTGCAGCACCTTCTGGCCGCAGCCGGGGATCAGGTGGTGCAGTGGGTGGCGGATGGGGCTGCGATCTATGTCTGCGGCAGCCTGGAGGGCATGGCGGGCGGGGTGCATGCCGTGCTGACCGAGCTGCTGGGGCCGGAGACGCTGGAGGAACTGGCGGCGGCGCGGCGGTATTGCCGGGATGTGTATTGA
- a CDS encoding DUF4198 domain-containing protein, whose product MKSLLTRATLALTLAISIAGPAAAHRQWMLPSATVLSGQDPWITVDAAVSNDLFYFEHVPLRLDGLAVTNPDGSAGTAENQATGKYRSTFDVHLTQPGTYKVALASAGIMASWEENGQRKRWRGTAETFAKEVPANAEKLQVTEGARRLEFFATSGKPTDTVLKPTGKGLELSPVTHPNDLFAGEKASFKLLLDGKPAPEVEVTVIPGGIRYRNDLGEMKVKTDKDGAFTITWPTPGMYWMTAQTEDKKTTVPQANKRSASYTATFEVLAQ is encoded by the coding sequence ATGAAGTCGCTGCTGACCCGCGCCACGCTGGCGCTGACGCTTGCCATCTCCATCGCCGGTCCGGCGGCGGCGCATCGGCAATGGATGCTGCCCTCGGCCACGGTTCTGTCGGGTCAGGACCCATGGATCACGGTGGATGCCGCCGTGTCCAACGACCTGTTCTACTTCGAGCATGTGCCGCTGCGCCTGGACGGCTTGGCCGTCACCAACCCCGATGGCAGCGCCGGTACGGCGGAGAATCAGGCGACGGGCAAGTATCGCAGCACGTTCGATGTCCACCTGACCCAACCCGGCACTTACAAGGTTGCGCTGGCCAGCGCGGGCATCATGGCCAGTTGGGAAGAAAACGGGCAGCGCAAGCGCTGGCGCGGTACGGCGGAAACCTTCGCCAAGGAAGTGCCGGCCAATGCTGAAAAGCTGCAGGTGACGGAGGGTGCGCGGCGCCTGGAGTTTTTCGCGACGTCTGGCAAGCCCACCGATACCGTGCTGAAGCCCACGGGCAAGGGTCTGGAACTGTCGCCCGTCACCCACCCGAACGACCTGTTTGCGGGTGAGAAGGCCAGCTTCAAGCTGCTGCTGGATGGCAAGCCGGCGCCGGAGGTGGAGGTGACGGTCATTCCCGGCGGCATCCGTTACCGCAACGATCTGGGCGAGATGAAGGTGAAGACCGACAAGGACGGCGCCTTCACCATCACCTGGCCGACGCCGGGCATGTATTGGATGACCGCCCAGACCGAGGACAAGAAGACGACCGTGCCGCAGGCGAACAAGCGGTCCGCCAGCTATACGGCGACGTTTGAGGTGCTGGCGCAGTAA
- a CDS encoding DUF2271 domain-containing protein, producing MRTLLSLSMTGLAVTPALAGELAVTVEIPKLEVAEYHRPYVAAWIETPDQQFVANLTVRYDVKMRDNEGTKWLKDMRQWWRRSGRDLTMPVDGVSAPTLPVGENRLSWDGAKAPLNGLKPGSYALVVEAAREVGGRELIRVPFDWNGKPVKAEAKGETELGRIAVEVKG from the coding sequence ATGCGCACGCTTCTGTCGCTGTCAATGACCGGTCTGGCCGTCACCCCCGCGCTTGCTGGGGAGCTGGCCGTCACGGTGGAAATCCCCAAGCTGGAGGTGGCGGAATATCACCGCCCCTATGTCGCGGCCTGGATCGAGACGCCGGACCAGCAATTCGTCGCCAACCTGACCGTCCGGTACGACGTGAAGATGCGCGACAATGAGGGGACCAAGTGGCTGAAGGATATGCGCCAATGGTGGCGCCGGTCGGGTCGCGATCTGACCATGCCTGTCGATGGCGTGTCGGCCCCGACCCTGCCCGTGGGCGAAAACCGCCTGTCCTGGGACGGTGCCAAGGCACCCTTGAACGGATTGAAGCCCGGTTCCTATGCGCTGGTGGTGGAGGCCGCGCGCGAGGTGGGCGGACGCGAACTGATCCGCGTGCCGTTCGATTGGAACGGCAAGCCCGTGAAGGCAGAGGCCAAGGGCGAGACGGAGTTGGGCCGCATCGCGGTTGAGGTCAAGGGCTGA
- the cysD gene encoding sulfate adenylyltransferase subunit CysD — translation MSSTDQHLDHLDQLEAQSIYILREARVRLKRLGLLWSLGKDSNVLIWLCRKAFMGELPFPVAHLDTGLEFPESYEFRNRYAEEWGLNLIKDECPPIEMTDPTLPPGTRIAARKSLGLAAALEKYQFDGLITGIRRDEQATRAKERIFSPRGLDGAWQAAHQPPEFWDQYTIERHPGTHTRVHPLLAWTEVDVWRYIKREEIPLVPLYFAKDGKRFRSLGEIGITFPVDSNASTIDEIIDELETTRTPERAGRSMDHEAEDAFERLRATGYL, via the coding sequence ATGAGCAGCACCGATCAACATCTCGACCATCTCGACCAACTGGAAGCCCAGAGCATCTATATCCTGCGCGAGGCGCGCGTGCGCCTGAAGCGTCTGGGTCTGCTCTGGTCACTGGGCAAGGACAGCAACGTCCTGATCTGGCTGTGCCGCAAGGCCTTTATGGGCGAACTGCCCTTCCCCGTGGCGCACCTGGATACCGGCTTGGAATTCCCGGAATCGTACGAGTTCCGGAACCGCTATGCCGAGGAATGGGGCCTCAACCTGATCAAGGATGAATGCCCGCCCATCGAGATGACGGACCCGACCCTGCCACCCGGCACGCGCATCGCCGCCCGCAAGTCGCTAGGTCTGGCCGCAGCACTGGAGAAGTATCAGTTTGATGGGCTGATCACCGGCATCCGCCGCGATGAACAGGCCACCCGCGCCAAGGAACGCATCTTCAGCCCGCGCGGCCTGGATGGTGCCTGGCAGGCCGCCCACCAGCCGCCCGAATTCTGGGACCAGTACACGATTGAGCGTCACCCGGGCACCCATACCCGCGTGCATCCGCTGCTGGCCTGGACCGAGGTTGACGTCTGGCGTTACATCAAGCGGGAGGAAATCCCCTTGGTGCCGCTCTATTTCGCCAAGGATGGCAAGCGTTTCCGCTCGCTGGGCGAGATTGGCATCACCTTCCCGGTGGACAGCAATGCCAGCACCATCGACGAGATCATCGACGAACTGGAAACCACGCGCACGCCCGAACGCGCCGGCCGGTCCATGGACCATGAGGCCGAAGACGCGTTCGAACGCCTGCGTGCGACTGGTTACCTCTAA
- a CDS encoding DUF4198 domain-containing protein produces MRILSAGYLAALIALASPAAAHTGYLKPNLFNTPQRDHVTVEASFTEEMFTPDIVMKADDYHVVTPAGAKVKLPAVTYLRDLAVFEVDLPETGTYRISTGLRTGATRKMALVNGKWEAVREREGAPAGVRVADAQSITRSDVYVSKGPASDKALTPAGVGLEIVPLAHPNRLDAGAALPVRLLLDGKPVAGVTISLQGPKLPDEEDAKAVTVTTDNDGKASIALPQEGTFLLLARHRVEAADGPVAVKSHSATLTFAVGS; encoded by the coding sequence ATGCGCATCCTTTCCGCCGGATATCTTGCCGCCCTGATCGCCCTTGCCAGCCCCGCCGCTGCCCATACCGGCTATCTGAAGCCCAACCTGTTCAACACGCCGCAGCGTGATCATGTGACGGTAGAGGCGTCGTTTACGGAGGAGATGTTCACGCCGGATATCGTGATGAAGGCCGATGATTACCATGTCGTCACGCCGGCGGGGGCGAAGGTGAAGCTGCCTGCGGTCACTTATCTGCGGGATCTGGCGGTGTTTGAGGTGGATTTGCCGGAAACTGGCACCTATCGCATCTCCACCGGCCTGCGCACCGGGGCCACGCGCAAGATGGCGCTGGTCAATGGCAAGTGGGAGGCCGTGCGGGAGCGGGAAGGGGCGCCGGCGGGGGTGCGGGTGGCGGATGCGCAGAGCATCACGCGGTCGGATGTCTATGTCAGCAAGGGTCCCGCCAGCGACAAGGCGCTGACGCCCGCCGGGGTGGGGTTGGAGATCGTGCCGCTGGCCCATCCCAACCGGCTGGATGCCGGGGCAGCGCTGCCCGTGCGGTTGCTGCTGGATGGCAAGCCGGTGGCGGGTGTGACGATCAGCCTGCAGGGACCGAAACTGCCCGATGAGGAAGATGCCAAGGCCGTGACGGTGACGACCGACAATGATGGCAAGGCCAGCATCGCCCTGCCGCAGGAGGGGACCTTCCTGCTGCTGGCCCGGCATCGGGTGGAGGCGGCGGACGGGCCGGTGGCGGTGAAGAGCCACAGTGCAACCCTGACCTTCGCTGTAGGATCGTAA
- a CDS encoding phosphoadenylyl-sulfate reductase: protein MITDLQARARDLNARYGHLEGVELLQPLIETEFKGQLALVSSFGTESAVLLHMVAQIDRDLPILFVNTRKLFGETLRYKRKLVETLGLTGLRELSPTTEAEAANDKDGLLWRTSNTACCDFRKVQVLNAGLAPFSAWITGRKRYQATTRIELPLFEAADGRIKINPLAGYTRADVESYLDRHGLPRHPLEEDGYLSVGCMPCTDRVAPGEDIRAGRWRGQEKTECGIHLPLSSATNLVGAS from the coding sequence ATGATCACCGACCTTCAGGCCCGCGCCCGCGACCTGAATGCCCGTTACGGTCATCTGGAAGGTGTAGAACTTCTCCAGCCCCTGATCGAGACGGAGTTCAAGGGTCAGCTGGCACTGGTCTCCTCCTTCGGCACGGAAAGTGCCGTCCTGCTGCATATGGTGGCACAGATCGACCGCGACCTGCCCATCCTGTTCGTGAACACGCGCAAGCTGTTTGGTGAAACCCTGCGCTACAAGCGCAAGCTTGTTGAAACGCTGGGCCTGACCGGCCTGCGGGAGCTGTCGCCCACCACCGAGGCGGAGGCGGCCAACGACAAGGATGGCCTGCTCTGGCGCACCAGCAACACAGCCTGCTGTGATTTCCGCAAGGTGCAGGTGCTGAATGCCGGTCTGGCGCCCTTCAGTGCATGGATCACGGGGCGCAAGCGTTATCAGGCCACGACCCGCATCGAACTGCCCTTGTTCGAAGCGGCGGATGGCCGGATCAAGATCAACCCCTTGGCCGGCTATACCCGTGCCGACGTGGAATCCTATCTCGACCGGCACGGTCTGCCGCGTCACCCGCTGGAAGAGGATGGTTACCTCTCCGTGGGCTGTATGCCCTGTACCGACCGCGTCGCACCGGGCGAAGACATTAGAGCCGGCCGCTGGCGCGGTCAGGAAAAGACGGAATGCGGGATCCACCTGCCGCTTTCGTCCGCAACAAATCTGGTGGGAGCCTCCTGA
- a CDS encoding PepSY-associated TM helix domain-containing protein gives MAAGVEQQGRRSFWLKHLHQWHWVSSALCLIGMLLFAITGITLNNARHVEAKPTTVTKETTLPEALRPALSVGQGAVPAAIVDWFSAEMGVDVSAGVPEWSDDELYIALPRPGGDGWATIAREDGAVLHEVTDRGWVSYLNDLHKGRGTGTIWSWFLDIFAVACLIFCITGLFLLHLHAGKRPSTWPLVGLGLVAPMLLLILLIH, from the coding sequence ATGGCGGCGGGGGTGGAGCAGCAGGGGCGGCGGTCCTTCTGGTTGAAGCATCTGCATCAATGGCATTGGGTCAGCTCGGCCCTGTGCCTGATCGGCATGCTGCTGTTCGCCATTACCGGCATCACCCTGAACAATGCCCGACATGTCGAGGCCAAGCCCACCACGGTGACCAAGGAAACGACCCTGCCCGAGGCGCTGCGCCCCGCCCTGTCGGTGGGCCAGGGGGCGGTGCCGGCGGCGATTGTGGACTGGTTTTCCGCCGAGATGGGCGTGGATGTGTCTGCCGGCGTGCCGGAATGGTCGGATGATGAGCTGTATATCGCCCTGCCGCGCCCCGGCGGTGATGGCTGGGCCACCATCGCGCGCGAGGACGGCGCCGTCCTGCATGAGGTGACGGACCGGGGCTGGGTTTCCTACCTCAATGATCTGCACAAGGGGCGGGGGACGGGGACGATCTGGTCCTGGTTCCTGGATATCTTCGCGGTTGCCTGCCTGATCTTCTGCATCACCGGGCTTTTCCTTTTGCATCTGCATGCGGGCAAACGGCCCAGCACCTGGCCGCTGGTCGGGCTGGGGCTGGTCGCACCCATGCTGCTGTTGATCCTTCTTATCCACTGA
- the cysC gene encoding adenylyl-sulfate kinase — translation MANAALRIDTVPAPTPSQGATVKKAPLAPYPIVIVGHVDHGKSTLIGRLLHDTDSLPEGRLAELKKVSEQRGLHMEWSFLLDALQIERDQGITLDTTRIWFKTAKRPYVIIDAPGHREFLRNMVTGAAAADAAVLVTDAERGISEQTRRHAYLLSLLGVRKVIVAVNKMDLVDHAEDAWKGVAGDVSEYLQKLGIEPLYVIPLSARHGDNIAARSDKMGWYRGPTLLEALDLLTPTAARTEALLRLPIQDVYRKGDTRLAVGRIETGRLKVGDKVEIAPTGQPATVASIDAGKGSVSEARAGQSVAVSFIEDAALNRGQIIAPAGHMPHIATTIRVRAFWLDPESLTAGSRITLRLTTSEHPVVVEKFERLVDVENLSDSEGSELGQGGIAEIVLRSSAPIAFDHAADLPITGRAGLARGGRIVGGCILLGAASNVTVAGPVTAVNSSVDRDAFEARNGHRGGVVWLTGLSGAGKSTLSMGTQRRLFDDGWRVAVLDGDNLRKGLNKDLGFTPAERLENVRRVAEVAKLMAETGTVVLVSLISPTTELRDLARSIIGDGFHEVWVKADVATCAARDPKGLYAAAQAGKIQQFTGVSAPFETPVNPELVLDTSEMDITTGTELLIAHIRRHLALSQADGHAVGI, via the coding sequence ATGGCGAACGCCGCTCTCCGGATCGATACGGTCCCGGCCCCTACACCGTCCCAAGGTGCCACTGTGAAAAAGGCCCCTCTGGCCCCCTATCCCATCGTCATTGTCGGCCATGTCGATCATGGCAAGTCGACCTTGATCGGCCGCCTTCTGCACGATACGGACAGCCTGCCTGAAGGCCGTCTGGCGGAGCTGAAGAAGGTCTCCGAACAGCGCGGCCTGCATATGGAATGGTCATTCCTGCTGGACGCACTGCAGATCGAACGCGATCAGGGCATCACGCTGGACACGACGCGCATCTGGTTCAAGACGGCAAAGCGTCCCTACGTCATCATCGACGCGCCGGGCCATCGTGAGTTCCTGCGCAACATGGTCACCGGGGCCGCCGCCGCCGACGCCGCCGTGCTGGTCACCGATGCCGAACGCGGCATCTCCGAACAGACGCGCCGCCACGCCTACCTGCTTTCGCTGCTGGGCGTGCGCAAGGTGATCGTGGCCGTCAACAAGATGGATCTGGTCGATCACGCCGAAGACGCCTGGAAGGGTGTGGCCGGTGATGTCAGCGAGTATCTGCAGAAGCTGGGGATCGAGCCGCTTTACGTCATCCCGCTGTCGGCCCGCCATGGTGACAATATCGCCGCGCGGTCAGACAAGATGGGCTGGTATCGCGGGCCCACCCTGCTGGAGGCGCTCGACCTGCTGACCCCGACCGCTGCCCGGACGGAAGCGCTGCTGCGCCTGCCGATCCAGGATGTGTACCGCAAGGGCGACACCCGTCTGGCCGTGGGCCGTATCGAGACGGGCCGCTTGAAGGTCGGCGACAAGGTCGAAATCGCGCCGACCGGACAGCCGGCTACCGTGGCCAGCATCGATGCCGGCAAGGGTTCGGTCAGTGAGGCGCGGGCCGGCCAGTCGGTCGCCGTTTCCTTCATCGAAGACGCGGCGCTGAACCGGGGGCAGATAATCGCGCCTGCCGGCCACATGCCGCACATTGCCACCACCATCCGCGTCCGCGCATTCTGGCTGGACCCGGAAAGCCTGACGGCGGGCAGCCGCATCACCCTGCGCCTGACCACCTCTGAACACCCGGTGGTAGTGGAGAAGTTTGAGCGTCTGGTGGATGTGGAGAACCTGAGCGACAGCGAGGGTTCCGAGCTGGGTCAGGGCGGCATCGCAGAGATCGTGCTGCGCTCTTCCGCCCCCATCGCGTTCGACCATGCCGCCGACCTGCCCATCACGGGCCGCGCCGGTCTGGCGCGCGGTGGCCGCATTGTCGGCGGCTGTATCCTGCTGGGTGCCGCCAGCAACGTCACCGTTGCCGGCCCCGTCACCGCCGTCAACAGCTCCGTTGACCGTGACGCGTTTGAGGCGCGCAACGGCCATCGTGGCGGTGTCGTCTGGCTGACGGGCCTGTCGGGTGCTGGCAAGTCCACCCTGTCCATGGGCACGCAGCGCCGTCTGTTCGATGATGGCTGGCGTGTGGCCGTGCTGGATGGCGATAATCTGCGCAAGGGCCTGAACAAGGACCTGGGCTTCACGCCCGCCGAACGGCTGGAGAATGTCCGCCGGGTGGCGGAAGTGGCAAAGCTGATGGCCGAAACCGGTACTGTCGTGCTGGTCAGCCTGATCTCCCCCACCACCGAACTGCGCGATCTGGCCCGTTCCATCATCGGTGACGGGTTCCATGAGGTGTGGGTGAAGGCCGATGTCGCCACCTGCGCCGCCCGCGACCCCAAGGGTCTCTACGCGGCAGCCCAGGCCGGCAAGATCCAGCAATTCACCGGCGTCTCCGCCCCGTTTGAGACCCCGGTGAACCCGGAACTGGTGCTGGACACGTCCGAAATGGACATCACCACCGGCACCGAACTCCTAATCGCCCATATCCGCCGCCACCTGGCGCTGAGCCAGGCCGACGGCCACGCGGTCGGTATTTGA
- a CDS encoding FAD:protein FMN transferase, producing MPLPHHKPTPLRLILPMDAPEAALPPAEAPVVRLSGTSMGTYWSVALIAPKGPAPLALRRGIVAILDRVVAVMSHWDRSSDLCRYNDSPRGWVPVDPSLCAVLSAALHLSANSGGAYDPAIGGLVDAWGFGPPGPVACPPPDDRIAALLSGPRWADIRVEEGRLWQPGCLRLDLSSIAKGYAVDCVARHLTDQGVVSYLVDIGGELRGWGIKHDATPWWVDLEPVTGRDGRPGGMLTRIALHGLSVATSGDSNRFMTGPDGRRLSHSLDPRTGWPVPDDLAAVTVLHEDCMMADALATALTVLGPEDGPGWAAARGIMALFVRRVGAGVVEIITPALAALAEEG from the coding sequence ATGCCCCTGCCGCATCATAAGCCCACCCCTCTGCGCCTGATCCTGCCTATGGATGCACCCGAGGCGGCATTGCCGCCGGCGGAAGCGCCCGTGGTGCGCCTGTCGGGGACCAGTATGGGCACCTACTGGTCGGTCGCCCTGATCGCGCCCAAGGGGCCGGCGCCACTGGCCCTGCGGCGGGGGATCGTTGCCATCCTGGATCGGGTGGTGGCGGTGATGAGCCATTGGGACCGGAGCAGCGACCTGTGCCGGTATAATGACAGCCCGCGCGGCTGGGTGCCGGTTGATCCGTCACTCTGTGCGGTGCTGTCAGCGGCGCTGCACCTGTCGGCGAACAGTGGTGGAGCCTATGACCCGGCCATCGGCGGGCTGGTTGATGCCTGGGGCTTTGGCCCGCCAGGACCAGTGGCGTGCCCGCCGCCCGACGATCGGATCGCGGCCCTGCTGTCGGGGCCACGCTGGGCCGATATAAGGGTGGAAGAAGGCAGGCTGTGGCAGCCGGGGTGCCTGCGTCTGGACCTGTCTTCCATCGCCAAGGGCTATGCCGTGGATTGCGTGGCGCGGCATCTGACGGATCAGGGCGTGGTTAGTTATTTGGTTGATATTGGCGGGGAATTGCGGGGCTGGGGTATCAAGCATGATGCCACTCCCTGGTGGGTCGATCTGGAACCTGTGACGGGCCGCGATGGCAGGCCGGGCGGCATGCTGACGCGCATCGCCCTGCACGGATTGTCGGTCGCGACCAGCGGGGACAGCAACCGGTTCATGACCGGTCCCGACGGAAGGCGCCTGTCGCATTCGCTGGACCCGCGCACCGGGTGGCCGGTGCCCGATGATCTTGCCGCCGTCACGGTCCTGCATGAAGACTGCATGATGGCCGACGCGCTTGCCACGGCCTTGACTGTGCTGGGGCCGGAGGACGGCCCCGGTTGGGCGGCGGCGCGGGGGATCATGGCTCTGTTCGTGCGGCGGGTGGGGGCGGGCGTGGTGGAGATCATCACCCCGGCGCTGGCCGCGCTGGCGGAGGAAGGGTGA
- a CDS encoding EAL domain-containing protein, with amino-acid sequence MLTGTAGLLRLLAEGDSRGTAVLVDLRDVPYAENPLFRHSIVHLLDNFAAQFQPEVVDVGRYAQVFLFTDTNAHPFIAKLKAVAADFAEQHMGAPRFSIHHLPHEAGRLAALLKKQVPAGVAVAVEETPALSAVEHQQLAGVQKLAVYEQVLAGADVSSLVRESPVWRRAPSGVWGLEFGEVTVALDHLERAVGTPLRRDPWLLEQLTPVLDRRTIRHFQHEPSRLYSPHSMNLQWRSVLDPLFLDFVRDLTYDQRRNLIVEISAIGAGLTAEGLNEAIDTLRLWDCRIAIDHLSLRHEEPGYLPLEAVDYLKLDLMGIGGEGTVPPLPDWMRAFGVGRVVAIHPRDAGVLRACLEMGLVLVEQRDRPVG; translated from the coding sequence ATGCTGACGGGCACGGCCGGATTGCTGCGCTTGCTGGCCGAGGGGGACAGTCGGGGGACGGCCGTTCTGGTCGACCTGCGCGATGTTCCCTATGCCGAAAACCCGCTGTTCCGGCATTCCATCGTGCATCTGCTGGACAATTTCGCGGCGCAGTTCCAGCCGGAAGTGGTGGATGTCGGGCGCTATGCGCAGGTGTTCTTGTTCACCGACACCAACGCCCATCCCTTCATCGCCAAGCTGAAGGCCGTGGCGGCGGATTTCGCCGAGCAGCATATGGGCGCGCCGCGCTTTTCCATCCACCATCTGCCGCATGAGGCGGGGCGGCTGGCCGCCCTGCTGAAAAAGCAGGTGCCGGCGGGGGTTGCGGTGGCCGTGGAGGAGACGCCGGCCCTGAGCGCGGTGGAGCATCAGCAACTGGCCGGTGTGCAGAAGCTGGCCGTTTACGAGCAGGTGCTAGCCGGGGCGGATGTGTCGTCGCTGGTCCGGGAAAGCCCGGTCTGGCGGCGGGCACCATCAGGTGTGTGGGGTCTGGAGTTTGGAGAGGTCACGGTGGCGCTGGACCATCTGGAGCGTGCGGTGGGCACGCCGCTGCGCCGCGATCCCTGGCTGCTGGAGCAACTGACGCCGGTGCTGGACCGCCGCACCATCCGGCATTTCCAGCATGAGCCGTCGCGCCTTTACAGCCCGCACAGCATGAACCTGCAATGGCGGTCGGTGCTGGACCCGCTGTTCCTGGATTTCGTGCGCGACCTGACCTATGACCAGCGCCGCAACCTGATCGTGGAAATCTCTGCCATCGGTGCGGGCCTCACCGCCGAGGGGCTGAATGAGGCCATCGACACGCTGCGCCTCTGGGATTGCCGGATCGCCATCGACCATCTGTCGCTGCGCCATGAGGAGCCGGGGTACCTGCCGCTGGAGGCGGTGGATTATCTGAAGCTGGACCTGATGGGCATCGGCGGGGAGGGGACGGTGCCGCCGCTGCCCGACTGGATGCGGGCCTTTGGGGTGGGGCGGGTCGTGGCGATCCATCCGCGCGATGCCGGGGTGTTGCGGGCGTGCCTGGAGATGGGGCTGGTGCTGGTGGAACAGCGGGATCGACCGGTGGGGTGA
- a CDS encoding DUF934 domain-containing protein — protein sequence MPVLDRGLPIDDRWTDLADDQDIPAEGAIIVSLERWRTERDALTARRDAVGVRLKSNQLATEIADDLGSLSLVALEFPKFRDGRAFSAARELRERFDYKGEIRAFGHIIPDQYLFLTRVGVDTVVVPADRVGPAWAHALKEISVAFQPALGREEGVSLLRRHLKGTVPA from the coding sequence ATGCCCGTGCTTGATCGTGGTCTGCCCATCGACGACCGCTGGACCGACCTTGCCGATGACCAGGACATCCCCGCCGAGGGGGCGATCATCGTCTCCCTGGAACGCTGGCGCACCGAACGCGACGCGCTGACCGCCCGGCGCGATGCCGTCGGCGTGCGGCTGAAATCCAATCAGCTGGCCACCGAAATCGCGGATGATCTGGGTTCCCTATCGCTGGTCGCCCTGGAATTCCCGAAATTCCGCGATGGCCGCGCCTTCTCTGCGGCACGCGAGCTGCGGGAACGGTTCGATTATAAGGGCGAGATCCGCGCCTTCGGCCATATCATCCCCGACCAGTACCTGTTCCTGACCCGCGTGGGCGTGGATACGGTGGTGGTCCCGGCCGACCGTGTCGGCCCCGCCTGGGCGCATGCGCTGAAGGAAATCTCGGTGGCGTTCCAGCCGGCCTTGGGCCGGGAGGAAGGCGTCTCCCTGCTGCGCCGTCACCTGAAAGGCACGGTCCCGGCATGA